Part of the Azospirillum formosense genome is shown below.
GTTACACCGGAGAAAGGGGTCACCCCTTGGTGATCATCGGACCCAGGCGGCGGCCGGCGAAGACGTGGATGTGCAGATGCGGGACCTCCTGGTTCGCGTCCTCGCCGCAGTTGGAGAGGATGCGGTAGCCGGGCTCGGCGGCGCCGGCGCCGCGCGCCACCTCGCCGACCGCGCGGAACAGGCCGGCGATCTCCGCCTCCGTCGCGCGCGCGCTGAAGTCGTCCATGTCGACGTAGGCGCCCTTCGGGATCACCAGGATGTGTGTCGGGGCCTGCGGGTTGATGTCGTGAAAGGCCAGCGCGTGCTCGGTCTCCAGGACCTTCTTGCACGGGATTTCGCCGCGCAGGATGCGGGCGAAGACGTTGTTCGGATCGTAGGTCTTGGCCATCGCGTCGTTTCCCCTTCCGCCTTGCTCTCGTTAAGCTTTGCGCGCGTTCTTTTCGGCGATGCCGCTGGTGCCCTCGCGCTGGGCCAGCTTCTCCCACACCGCGGCAGGCTCCAGACCGGCGTCGGCCCACAGCACCATCAGGTGGTAGAGCAGGTCCGCCGATTCCGAGGCCATGGCCGCCTTGTCGCCACGCACCGCCTCGATGACCGTCTCCACCGCCTCCTCGCCGACCTTCTGGGCGATCTTGGCGGTGCCGCGATGGAACAGCTTGGCGGTGTAGGAGGTTTCCGGATCGGCGCCCTTGCGCGCCTGGACGGTGGCGTAGAGCCGGTCCAGAACCGCGGCCGTGGCGGCCGCCTTGTCGTCAGGCATGAGCGGCCTCCACCATACGGGCCGGGCGCACCGGGATGCCGGCGTCGGCGAGCGCCGCCTTGGCCTGCCCAATGGTGTAGGTGCCGAAATGGAAGATGGAGGCCGCCAGCACCGCCGTGGCGTGGCCCTCGCGGATGCCCTCGACCAGATGGTCCAACGTGCCGACGCCGCCCGAGGCGATCACCGGGATGCGCAGCCCGTCGGCCACCTTGCGGGTCAGGGCGAGGTCGAAGCCGCTCTTGGTGCCGTCGCGGTCCATCGAGGTCAGCAGGATCTCGCCGGCGCCGTAGGACTCCATGCGCTTCGCCCACTCGATGGCGTCGATGCCCGTGGCCTTGCGCCCGCCGTGGGTGAAGATCTCCCAGCGGCCCGGCTCGACCTGCTTGGCGTCGATGGCGACGACGATGCACTGGGCACCGAACTTCTCCGCCGCCTCCTGCACGAATTCCGGACGGTGGATGGCCGCGGTGTTGATCGACACCTTGTCGGCGCCGGCCAGCAGCAGCTTGCGGATGTCCTCGACCGTGCGCACGCCGCCGCCGACGGTCAACGGCATGAACACCTGCTCGGCGGTGCGGCGCACCACGTCGTAGATGGTGTCGCGGTTCTCGTGGCTGGCCGTGATGTCGAGGAAGGTCAGCTCGTCCGCCCCCTCCCGGTCGTAGACGCGGGCCTGCTCCACAGGGTCGCCGGCGTCGATCAGATCGACGAAGTTGACCCCCTTGACGACCCGCCCGTCCTTGACGTCCAGGCAGGGGATGACGCGCATCTTGAGCATCAGCCGGCCTTTCCGGTGACGGGGGTGGCGGACAGGAGATCCAGTGCGGTCTTCGGATCGATGCGCCCGTCGTAGAGCGCGCGGCCGCAGATGACGCCCTGGATGCCGGTGCCCTCCTCCTTCTTCAGCGCGATCAGGTCGTCGATGGAGGAGACGCCGCCCGACGCGATCACCGGGGTGGTCAGGTGGAAGGCGAGGTCGGAGGTCGCCTCGACGTTCACGCCGCCCATGGCGCCGTCGCGGTTGATGTCGGTGTAGATGATGGCGGCCACACCGCTGTCCTCGAACTTCAGAGCCAGATCCAGCGCCTTGATGGTTGAGGTCTCGGCCCAGCCGGCGACGGCCACGTAACCCTCGCGCGCGTCGATGCCCACCGCCACCTTGCCGGGGAATTCGCGGCAGGCCTCGCGGACCAGCTCCGGCTCGCGCAGGGCGACGGTGCCGAGGATGACGCGGCTGACGCCCTTCTCCAGCCACAGGGCGATGGTCTTCAGGTCGCGGATGCCGCCGCCCAGCTGCACCGGGATGGTCACGGCGCCCAGGATGCTCTCGACCGCCTTGCCGTTGACCGGCTTGCCCTCGAAGGCGCCGTTCAGATCGACCAGATGCAGCCATTCGAAGCCCTGGCTTTCGAACAGGCGGGCCTGGTCGGCGGGTTCGGTGTTGAAGACGGTCGCCTGGCTCATCTCGCCGCGCAGCAGCCGAACGCAGGCACCGTCTTTGAGGTCGATGGCGGGATAGATGATCATCGCGGTGTCTCGTCCTATGGCGTGTCGTGAAGCGTGTCGGGGGTGAGGTCTTTCACATAAAAATGGCCGGCCAGCCTTTTGCCGTCCACCAGCGCATAGAAGGGATGCGTGCCCCAGCGTTTGAAGCCGAGGTCCTCGTACAGCGCGATGGCCGCGCTCTGGGTCTCGCGCACGTCGAGGTTCAGCACGCGGAAACCGGACGCCCGCGCCTCCTCCTCCACCGCCACGGTCAGGCGGCGGGCCAGCCCGTGGCCGCGCGCCCAGGGGGCGACGAAGCTGGTGGTCAGGGTGGCGGCGTGGGCCTGCGCCTCGTTGTTGCGGGCTGGCTTGACGAGCTGGGCGGAGCCGGCGATGACGCCGTCCAGACGGCCGACGAAGAGGATGCGTTCCGGCACCACCAGAACGCCCTTCCAATAGCGCTCCATGATCTCGCGGGCGGGCGGGGCCACCCAGCCGAAGCCGCCGCCCGCCTTGATGGCGTCGTCGGCGGCGTCGCACAGGTCGTGCAGGTCGCCGGTCTTCAGCGTGTCGATGCGTTCGACCGTGACGTCGGTCATGGTCAGACCCGCCAGGTCAGGAAGTTGGCGACCAGGGCGAGGCCGGTCTCCTGGCTCTTTTCCGGATGGAACTGGGTGCCGACCAGATTGTCGCGCCCGACCACCGCGGCGAAGGGCCCGCCGTAATCGGCGCTGGCGATCACGTCTTCGGGCCGCTCCACGGCGAAGCGGTAGGAGTGGACGAAATAGGCGTGCGCGCGCTCCGGCAGGCCGGCCAGAACCGGGTGCTCCCGGCGCACGTCCAGCTCGTTCCAGCCCATGTGCGGAATCTTCAGGCTGGGGTCGGCGGGCTCCAGCTTCGCCACCTCGCCCTTGATCCAGCCCAGCCCCTCGGTGACGCCGTATTCGCGCCCGCGCTCCGCCATCAGCTGCATGCCGACGCAGATGCCCAGGAAGGGACGGCCCTTGCCGTGCACCACCTCCTCCAGCGCGTCGAGCATGCCGGGGACCTCCGACAGGCCGCGCTTGCAGTCGGCGAAGGCGCCGACGCCCGGCAGGACGACGCGGTCGGCCTTGCGCACGGCGTCGGCGTCGGAGGTCACCAGGACCTGGAAGGAGGCGTGGGACTCCGCCGCCGCGCGCTCCAGAGCCTTGGCGGCGGAGCGCAGGTTGCCGGAGCCGTAATCGATCAGCGCAACGGTTTCCATGAAACGAGGACCTTGTGACAGAGCGCCGGCCTTGTCGGAGCCGCCGGTTTTTTTAGAGGGAGCCGCCCAGCGTCCCCTTGGTGGAGGGCACGGCGTCGCGCTTGCGCGGGTCGATTTCGATCCCGGCCCGCAGCGCGCGGGCAAGCGCCTTGTAGCAGCTTTCCACGATGTGGTGGTTGTTCTCGCCATAGAGGCATTCGACGTGCAGCGTCACGCCCGCGGCCATGGCGAAGGCCTGGAACCACTCGCGGAACAGCTCGGTGTCCATGTCGCCGATCTTGTCGCGGCTGAAGGACACCTTCCAGATCAGGTAGGGCCGGTTGGAGAAGTCGAGCGCGACGCGGGTCAGCGTCTCGTCCATCGGGACGTAGGCGTGGCCGTAGCGTTGGATGCCCTTGCGGTCGCCCAGCGCCTTCGCCACGGCCTGACCGATGGCGATGCCGCTGTCCTCGGTCGTGTGGTGGGCGTCGATGTGCAGATCGCCCTCCGCCGCCACCGACAGGTCCATCAGGCTGTGGCGCGACAGCTGCTCCAGCATGTGGTCGAGGAAGCCGACGCCGGTCTTCACGTCATAGACGCCGGTGCCGTCCAGATTCACGGCGACCCGGATCCGGGTTTCGGTGGTGTTCCGCTCGATCGAGGCGCGGCGGACGCCATTGGCAAGGCTCTGGTCCATGAGTCCGGGTTTTATCAGGAAGCGCGCGGGCGCGCCAGAGGCGCAGCCTCCGAAAACGCCTATGACCGTCGGTCGCGATGCCGCATAATGCGTGTGTGTTCATCGTCGTGTGCACGCGCAACGCGCATAATGGGATATGCCACCGGACATGCCGACGCCCGGACGTCTTTTCCCGACCCTCGCCGCCCTGCTGGCGCTGGCCGCCTGCATGGGCGGGGAGCTGCCGCAGACCCGCAAATCGCCGCCCGTCGCCCGCGGGTCGACGGAGCCGGTGCGCTTCGACGGCCTGTCGCTCGGCTCGATGCGGCGAGGCATGGTGACGGGGCGTTACGTCTGGGCGCTGGAATGCTGGCCGCCCTATGAGGACGTCTATTGGACCAGCGGGCGCAGCCTGCACGAGAACTCCACCTTCCAGGAGCGCTTCGCCGAGGTTCTGGCCGACGCCGGCTACGACGTGGCGGGTGTGCAGGGCAGCGACTACGAGGCGGAGTTCGACCGCAAGCGCGCCCGCTTCATCCTGCGCGGCGACCTGCGGGCGGTGAACAGCGACCTGTGCCGCCGCCGGAGCTGGCTGACCGGCCGCAGCGAGGGGGTATCGGGCGTCGGCAGCCTGCGGGTCGACTGGGCGGTCTACGACGCCGTGACGGGCCGGCTCGTCCACCGCGTCACCACCACGGGGGTGGCCCGCAAGGACAGCGGCGTGCCGCAGGGCGACGTTCTGCTGATCGAGGAGGCCTTCGGCACGGCGGTGGAGGCGCTGGGCGCCGACCCCGGCTTCCGCGCCGCGGTGTCGCGGGGCGGGGCGGTAGTGTCAAGTGGCCCCGCCATAGTGTCAAGTGGCCGGGGAGGAGCGTCAACCGTTCCCCCGAGAGCGTCAAGTGGGGCCCCGCTAGTGTCAAGTGGGGCGGCAGGAGTGTCAAGTGCCGCCCCGGATGTGTCAACCGGGCCGGCTGTGGCGTCAACCGCGGCGGTCGAAACCGCAACGGTCGAAACCGCAACGGTCGATCCCGGCGGCGCCTCCGGCGGGCCGGCGCCTGTCCTGGAGGACACCCGCCCCCCGACCCTGATTCTGCGCATCACCGACCCGCTCCGGGGCTACGCCGACGATCCCGCCGCCCGCGTGTCCGCCGCCACGGTCCGTGTCGGACCCGAAGAGCGCAAGGGCCGGGGGATCGTGCTGGGGGAGCTGGACGGCCAGTCCCTCGTGCTGACGCTGGACGCCGGGATGGACGCGACCGTCACGGTCGCGCCGTCCCGCGCGGTGTCGCTGGACGGCATGGTGATGGCGCGGGACCGCCCCGGCGGGATCGCCCTGGTCCGCGTGCCGGCCCGGCTGCGCGCGGCGCCGCTGCGTCTGGACGCCCCGGCGGTCAGCGAGCCGGTGACGGCGGTCCTGGAGCGGGGCGACGACACGGCATCCGGCCTCCTGGCGGCCCGGCGCGCCGATCCGCAGGCGCCGCCGGGGGTGGAGGCGACTCTGCTCCAGGCCGATCTGACCGGGCCGGAGCCGGCGCCGGGCGACCCGCTGGTGGACGATGCGGGCAACCTGCTGGGCGTCGCCCGTCCGGGTCCGCCGCCCGGTGGCGCGCACGGCCTGTCCGCCTTCGTTCCGGTGACGGAGGCGCTGGCCCGCCTGGGGGTGGAGGTGACGCAGGCCGCTCCCCGGTCAATTCCGTCCCGCGGGACAGCGCCCCGTGACGCCAGACTTGACGGGACCCGCCGTCCCCCCACATAGACCCGTGTTCCGATGTGCCTATGTCGGCCGGCGTCGCGCCGGGTCGTTCGGGCACGGGCGCCTCTTCCTTAGACCACGGTCCCGATGACTTCCCACGATCCCATCCAGTGGCACGGCACCACCATCCTCTCGGTCCGCAAGAACGGGCAGGTGGTCATTGCCGGCGACGGCCAGGTGTCCGTCGGCCAGACGGTCATGAAATCGAACGCCCGCAAGGTGCGCTGGCTCGCCGGCGGCACGGTGATGGGCGGCTTTGCCGGCGCCACCGCCGACGCGCTGACCCTGTTCGAGCGGCTGGAGACCAAGCTGGAGAAGCACCCCGGCCAGCTCCTGCGCGCCTGCGTGGAGATGGCCAAGGACTGGCGCACCGACCGCTACCTGCGCCGGCTGGAGGCCATGATGGCCGTGGCCGACCGCAACGTCAGCCTGATCCTGACCGGCAACGGCGACGTGCTGGAGCCGGAGGACGGGCTGATCGGCATCGGCTCCGGCGGCGCCTACGCCCTGTCGGCGGCGCGCGCGCTGGTCGACGTCGATGGTCTGGACGCGGAGGCCGTGGCCCGCAAGGCGATGAAGATCGCCGCCGGCATCTGCGTCTACACCAACGAGAACGTCACGCTTGAAAAGCTCTAACCCTCAGACCGGGTCCCACGCCATGTCCGCCCCCAGCATCGCCGCCGCCACCGCCGCTTTCAGCCCGCGCGAGATCGTCTCCGAACTCGACCGCTACATCGTCGGCCAGCACGAGGCCAAGCGCGCGGTCGCCATCGCGCTGCGCAACCGCTGGCGCCGCCAGCAGCTCCCCGAGGGGCTGCGCGAGGAGGTTCTGCCCAAGAACATCCTGATGATCGGCCCGACCGGCGTCGGCAAGACGGAGATCGCCCGCCGTCTGGCGAAGCTGGCCCAGGCGCCCTTCCTGAAGGTCGAGGCGACCAAGTTCACCGAGGTCGGCTATGTCGGCCGCGATGTCGAGCAGATCGTCCGCGATCTGGTCGAGGCCGCCATCGGCCTGACCAAGGAGCGGCTGCGCAAGGAGGTCGCCGCCAAGGCCGAGCTGCGCGCCGAGGAGCGCGTGGTCGACGCCCTGTGCGGCGAGAACGCCAGCCCGGAGACGCGGCAGAAGTTCCGCAAGATGCTGCGCGAAGGCACGCTGAACGACCGCGAGATCGAGATCCAGGTGGCCGACACCGCCGGCGGCCTGCCGACCTTCGACATCCCCGGCATGCCGGGCGCCCAGATGGGCATGCTGAACCTGAACGACATCTTCGGCAAGGCGATGGGCGGGCGCACCAAGTCCCGGCGCATGACCGTCGCCGAGAGCTACACCGTTCTGATGGCGGAAGAGTCGGACAAGCTGCTGGACCAGGAAAAGGTCGTTTCGGAAGCGATCCAGGCGGTCGAGCAGAACGGCATCGTCTTCCTCGACGAGATCGACAAGATCTCCGCGCGCTCCGACTACAAGGGCGGCGCCGACGTCAGCCGCGAGGGCGTGCAGCGCGACCTGCTGCCGCTGATCGAGGGCACGACCGTCAGCACCAAGCATGGCGCGGTCAAGACCGACCACATCCTGTTCATCGCGTCGGGCGCCTTCCACCTGTCCAAGCCGTCGGACCTGCTGCCGGAGCTGCAGGGCCGCCTGCCGATCCGCGTCGAGCTGAAGGCGCTGGAGCGGGAGGATTTCCGCCGCATCCTGACCGAGCCGGAAGCCAGCCTGATCAAGCAGTACAAGGCGCTGCTGAAGACCGAGGAGGTCGATCTCGTCTTCACCGACGACGCCATCGACGAGCTGGCCCGCCTCGCCACCGAGATCAACGCGACGGTGGAGAACATCGGGGCGCGGCGCCTGCACACCGTGCTGGAGCGGCTGCTGGAGGACATCAGCTTCACCGCCAGCGACAAGGCCGGCCAGACCGTCACCATCGACGCGGAGACCGTCCGTGCCCAGGTGGGCGGCCTCGCCAAGAACGCCGACCTGTCCAAGTTCATTCTGTAAACCGCCATACGGCGTCGCGGGGTGGTCCGCCCCGCGGCGCCTTTCCTCAGCCGCCTTGATCGGCGGCCCGGCCTGCCTTAGGATGGCCGGCATCCCACCACGGCAGGATGCGCAGACCAATGGATTTCAACCCGACCGCAACGTCCGTTCGTTTCGTCTTCGGGGAAATCCGCGTCCATGCCTGCTTCCACCACGCCGCCCGCCATCGCGCTGGCGAACCTCTCCTGGTCCACGCCTGACGGGCGTACCGTCCTATCCGACATCAGCCTGGGGTTCGGTCTTGAACGGACCGGGCTCGTCGGACGCAACGGCACCGGGAAATCGACCCTTCTCAAGCTGATGACGGGCGCGCTGCGCCCGCAATCCGGGACGGTGTCCGTCCGCGGCAGCCTGGGAATCCTGAATCAAGGCCTGTCGGTGAAGCCGGACGACACGGTCGCCGGGCTGTTCGGCGCGACGGCCATGCTGGAGCTGCTGCGCCGCGCCGAGCGGGGTGACGCCGACGCCGACGCGCTGGCCGAGGTGGATTGGACGCTGGAAGGGCGCATCCGCTCCGCGCTCGGCCGGGTGGGCCTGGAGGCGGAGCCCGAGACGCCGCTGACGCGCCTGTCCGGCGGGCAGCGCACGCGCGCCGCCCTGGCCGCGGCGATCTTTCCGGAGCCCGACGTCCTGCTGCTGGACGAGCCGACCAACGATCTCGACCGCGAGGGGCGGGAGGCGGTCGTCGGGCTGCTGGCCTCCTGGCGGTCCGCGGCGGTGGTGGTCAGCCACGACCGCGACCTGCTCGACCGCATGGACGCCATCGTCGAACTGACCTCCCTCGGCGCCACCCGCTATGGCGGGAACTGGAGCCATTACCGCGCCGTCCGGGCGCTGGCCCTCGACGCTGCCCGCCACGATCTGGCGGACGCCGAGAAACGCGTGGCAGAGGCGGCCCGGACGGCGCAGGCCACCGCCGAACGGAAGGCGCGCAAGGACCGGGCGGGGCAGCGGAAGGCGGCGAAGGGCGATTTGCCGCGCATCCTGCTCGGCGGCCGGAAGGAGCGCAGCGAGGCCACCGGCGGCGACAACGCCCGCCGCGCCGCCCAGCAGAAGGCCGACGCGCTCGACGCCGTGGCCGGTGCCCGTGCGCGCATCGAGGTCCTTCAACCGCTGTCGGTCGTTCTGCCGCCCACCGGCCTCCCGCCCGGCCGGGCCGTGCTGACGCTCGACGGCGTCACCGGCGGCCATGACCCGGGAAGCCCGGTCGTCCGCGACCTGTCCTTCACCATCACCGGGCCGGAGCGCGTCGCCGTCACCGGACCCAACGGGTCGGGCAAGACGACCCTGCTCGGGCTCGTCGCCGGCCATCGCGCCCCCTGGTCCGGGACGGTGCGCGTCGTTGCCGGCGCGGTCATGCTCGACCAGCGGGTGAGCCTTCTCGATCCGTCGGAAACGATCCTGGACAATTTCCGGCGCCTCAACCCGCAGGAAGGGGAGAACGCCTGCCGGGCGTCGCTGGCCCGCTTCATGTTCCGCGCCGACGCGGCGCTGCAGCGCGTGTCGACCCTCAGCGGCGGCCAGACGTTGCGCGCCGGCCTCGCCTGCGTCCTCGGCGGTGCCGTCCCGCCGCCCCTGCTGATCCTGGACGAGCCGACCAACCATCTGGACATCGACTCCATCGAGGCCGTGGAAGCCGGGCTGCGCGCCTATGACGGGGCGCTGCTGGTGGTCAGCCACGACGAGGCCTTCCTCGACGCCATCGGCATCACGCGCCGGCTGGACCTCACCAGTCGGTCAGGAAGCGGTCCTTCGGCAGGTGGATGACGACCGACGTGCCGGTGCCCTCGCGTGAGCGGATCTCCAGCCGGCCGCCATGGCGTTCCACCAGCGACTTGGCGATGGACAGGCCGAGCCCGATGCCGTCGAACCGGCGGGCCAGCGAGGAATCCCCCTGGAAGAAGGGCTGGAAGACCGTTTCCAGACGGTCGTCCGGGATGCCGACGCCGCTGTCGAACACCTCGGCCACCAGGGCGCCCGCGGAGTCCACGCGGGCCGACACGCCGATGCGCCCGCCTTCCGGCGTGAACTTGATGGCGTTGGACAGGAGATGCAGCAGCACCTGCTTCAGCGCCCGCGGGTCGGCCATCAGGGGCGGCAGCTCGCTGGCGATGTCGGCCTCGACCTGCAGCTTGCCGCGCTCCGCCCGCTTGGCGACCAGACGGACGCAGGACACCACCACGTCGCGGAAATCGCAGAGCGCCTCCTCCAGCCCGACCTGACCGGCCTCGATGGTGGCCATCTCCAGCAGGTCGTTGATGTTGGCCAGCAACAGCTCGCCCGACCGTTTGATCTCCGCCGCGAAGTTGACGTACATGGGGTTTTCCAGCGATCCCAGCATCTGCTGGTGGATCACGTCGGCGAAGCCCAGGATGCCGTTCAGCGGCGTGCGCAGCTCGTGGCTCATGTTGGCGAGGAAGGCGGTCTTGGCGCGGTTGGCCAGCTCCGCCGCCTCCTTGGCCTCGATCAGCGCCTGCTCGGCGGCCTTGAAGGCGCTGAGGTCGCGCAGCATCGCGACGAATACGTGGAAGCCCGGCAGGTCGATCTCCGACAGGGACAGCCAGGCGACCATGGTGGTGCCGTCCCGCCGGAGGACGGTCACCTCCCGCCCGACGCCGATGACCTGTCGCACCCCCGTGTCCCTGTAGCGGCGCATGTGGGTGCCGTGCTGCGCGGCCTCCTCCGGCGGCATCAGGACGGAAATGTGCCGGCCGGTCAGCTCGTCCGGGCTGTAGCCGAGGAGCAGCTCCGCCGCCTGGTTGGCGGCCTGGATGACGCCGCGGGCGTCCACGGTCAGGATGGTCTCGACCGCCTGTTCCACGATGGCGCGGTTGCGCGCCTCGCTGCGCTGGAGTTCCTCGTCGGCGGCGCGGGCGGTCGTCACGTCCTCGATCACCGCGGCCAGCGCCCGCACCCGCCCGTCGGGGCCGTGCAGGCAGGACGGGCGCATGGCCGCGCGCATCACCCCGCCGTCGGCGCGCAGGAACCGCTTCTCGAAAGGGGCCGGTGCCGCTTCGCCCCGCATCACCCGGCCGAAGCGCAGGCTTTCCCAGGCCCAGTCCTCCGGGTGGGTGACGTCGGCCAGATGCCGTCCGGCCATGTCCCGCGGGCTGTATCCCAGGCTGCGGGCAAAGGCGGGATTGGCGGCCATGATGCGCCCGTCCGGCGCGGCCACGACCATGCCGACCGACGCGCTGTCGAAGACGGTGCGGAACAGGGCGTCCGTCACGCCATCCAGGGGCATCACGGACCCGACCTCGGCGGTCATACGATAATCCCGTCTGGTCAAGCCTGGCTTCGGGGCAACCCGGACCGGATGGTAAGGGATTCGGCGCGGCGAAAGCGAACGCGAAACGTCCGGTTGCCTCGGCCGAAGGTGCGACCGATTAACCCACAAGGCAAATCAGGACGTTGCGCCGTTCCCGCGGGCCGTTCCAAAGCGAACGGGCATTCGCTTTGGTTTCACATCGCCCCTCGGCCGTCGCGGTCCGAAGCGGATTGCACCCCGCTTCAGCGCCGCCGGGGAGCCGCCCGTCGCCGCACCGCCGCACCGCCGCGGGCCGGTGCCTCGTCCAGCAGCAGCAGCAGCCGGTCCAGCGTGCCGTCGTCCAGGTCGTGGATGCGCTCGGCCAGCCGGTTCGCCAGCTCGGTCGCCTTCGGGTTGAGTCCGGCGGTGTCCACCGTCACGCGCGGGTGCGACAGGTCGGCCAGCCGTTCCAGCTCCTCCGCCTCGTCCCAGATGATGCCGAAATAGGCGCAGATCTGCCGGACGAGCTGGGCGGAGGGCTGGCCGCGCTTGCCGTGCTCCAGCGCCGACAGATAGGCCGAGGAGATGTGCAGGTCGGCGGCCATCTGCTTGAGCGTCACGCTCTTGCCCTCGCGCAGCGCGCGGACCCGTTCGCCGAAGGGTGTCATCGCGGCCCCGTCCTACCGGTGCCCGCCCGGGTGATGATCGCGCCGCCGCTTCACGAGGACGTACAGCGCCCCCTCGCCGCCGTGCCGGGGCTGCGCCGGGCGCACCGCCAGCACCATCGGGCGCAGGGCGGCGTCGGCCAGCCAGCGCGGCACCGACTGGCGCAGCACGCCGGCCCCGCCGGTGTAGGTGCCCTTGCCGGTGATGACCAGCACGCAGCGCCGCCCCTCGTGCCAAGCGCGGTGGACGAAGCCGGACAGGGCGCCGTGGGCCTGGGCCTGGCTCATTCCGTGCAGATCGATGCGGCCGTCGATCTCCATCTCGCCGCGCGCGAAGCGGTCGGCGGTGCGTCGGTCGATGTTGTCGAGGTTGCCGACCTTCAGCGGCGGTTGCGACGGGCGTCCGCCCTTCGGCACGCCGCCGCGCGGCGGCAGGGTGGGGGGCGGGGAGGCGGTGGTGGCGACCGGTTCCGGCTCGCCCGTGGGGGCGGGAGGATCGGGGTCCTCGATGGTCCGGCCCGGCATCGGCTCCGCGTCGCGCATGGCGATCCGCCACAGCCGCCGCTCCTCGGTGGAGACCGAGCGGCGGCGGTTCATGACGGGGACCTCGGCGCGGCCCGTCCGGGCGCGCGGGTCGAAGGGCGGAGACGATCAGACACGGTTGAACACGGGTTCCGGCACGGACAACGCTCCGATAAACCCTTGAACACTCAGCCGTGTCAATCCTCCACCAGAAGAATGTGAAGGCGCCGCGGCCCGTGGGCGCCCAGCTCGATCCGCATCTCGATGTCGCCGGTGCGCGACGGCCCGGTGATGAAGTTGACGGTGCGGGGCAGGGCGCCTTTTCCGCCATCCTCGCCCCCGGCGGCGCGCAGCCGGTCCCAGGCGTCCTCCATGGTGCCGACGATCTGGCCGCGCCGCAGCACGACGATGTGGGTGTCGGGCAGGAAGTTCAGCGTGGTCGGCCGTTCCGCTCCCGAAAGGAGCATCAGCGTCCCGGTCTCCGCCACCCCGGCGAAGGCGCCGGTCAGCGACGCGCCGTCGCTGTCGCGGGCGCGGCCCCTGGTCACGGTCAGGGTCCGGCGCTGGTCCCAGGGGATGGAATCCAGGGCGGCGTCCGGAGCGACGCGCAGCTCGGCGGGCAGGTTCAGCCCGGCCAGATAGTCGGCCACCGCCCCCGGCACCTCGGCCATTCCGCCCAGAAGTTCGACGGTCGCCGAGACCTCCGTCGCCATGGCGGCGAACAGCTCGACCTGCTCGTCGTGGGGGCGCTGGGCGCGGGCCGGGATCAGGTTGCGCGGGTGGGTGGCGAGCCTCCGGCGCGCCTCCTCGGACCCCTCGGCGGAGTTCAGCGCCTTACGGATGCCGCCCAGGATCTGGGCGCGGGCGGAACCGGTGTCGGCCATAGTCAGCGCGTTCCCTTCTTTTCGGCAGCCTTCTTCTCGGCCCACATCTGCTGGAAGGTCCTGCCCTCCGGCGCCGGCATGTCGCGGTGCCGGGTCCAGCCCTGGGCCAGCGGCAGGCGGGCGAAGCGTCCCTTGCCGCGGCCC
Proteins encoded:
- a CDS encoding ABC-F family ATP-binding cassette domain-containing protein, producing MPASTTPPAIALANLSWSTPDGRTVLSDISLGFGLERTGLVGRNGTGKSTLLKLMTGALRPQSGTVSVRGSLGILNQGLSVKPDDTVAGLFGATAMLELLRRAERGDADADALAEVDWTLEGRIRSALGRVGLEAEPETPLTRLSGGQRTRAALAAAIFPEPDVLLLDEPTNDLDREGREAVVGLLASWRSAAVVVSHDRDLLDRMDAIVELTSLGATRYGGNWSHYRAVRALALDAARHDLADAEKRVAEAARTAQATAERKARKDRAGQRKAAKGDLPRILLGGRKERSEATGGDNARRAAQQKADALDAVAGARARIEVLQPLSVVLPPTGLPPGRAVLTLDGVTGGHDPGSPVVRDLSFTITGPERVAVTGPNGSGKTTLLGLVAGHRAPWSGTVRVVAGAVMLDQRVSLLDPSETILDNFRRLNPQEGENACRASLARFMFRADAALQRVSTLSGGQTLRAGLACVLGGAVPPPLLILDEPTNHLDIDSIEAVEAGLRAYDGALLVVSHDEAFLDAIGITRRLDLTSRSGSGPSAGG
- a CDS encoding helix-turn-helix transcriptional regulator, whose amino-acid sequence is MTPFGERVRALREGKSVTLKQMAADLHISSAYLSALEHGKRGQPSAQLVRQICAYFGIIWDEAEELERLADLSHPRVTVDTAGLNPKATELANRLAERIHDLDDGTLDRLLLLLDEAPARGGAAVRRRAAPRRR
- the hslU gene encoding ATP-dependent protease ATPase subunit HslU, whose translation is MSAPSIAAATAAFSPREIVSELDRYIVGQHEAKRAVAIALRNRWRRQQLPEGLREEVLPKNILMIGPTGVGKTEIARRLAKLAQAPFLKVEATKFTEVGYVGRDVEQIVRDLVEAAIGLTKERLRKEVAAKAELRAEERVVDALCGENASPETRQKFRKMLREGTLNDREIEIQVADTAGGLPTFDIPGMPGAQMGMLNLNDIFGKAMGGRTKSRRMTVAESYTVLMAEESDKLLDQEKVVSEAIQAVEQNGIVFLDEIDKISARSDYKGGADVSREGVQRDLLPLIEGTTVSTKHGAVKTDHILFIASGAFHLSKPSDLLPELQGRLPIRVELKALEREDFRRILTEPEASLIKQYKALLKTEEVDLVFTDDAIDELARLATEINATVENIGARRLHTVLERLLEDISFTASDKAGQTVTIDAETVRAQVGGLAKNADLSKFIL
- the hslV gene encoding ATP-dependent protease subunit HslV, whose translation is MTSHDPIQWHGTTILSVRKNGQVVIAGDGQVSVGQTVMKSNARKVRWLAGGTVMGGFAGATADALTLFERLETKLEKHPGQLLRACVEMAKDWRTDRYLRRLEAMMAVADRNVSLILTGNGDVLEPEDGLIGIGSGGAYALSAARALVDVDGLDAEAVARKAMKIAAGICVYTNENVTLEKL
- a CDS encoding PAS domain S-box protein translates to MPLDGVTDALFRTVFDSASVGMVVAAPDGRIMAANPAFARSLGYSPRDMAGRHLADVTHPEDWAWESLRFGRVMRGEAAPAPFEKRFLRADGGVMRAAMRPSCLHGPDGRVRALAAVIEDVTTARAADEELQRSEARNRAIVEQAVETILTVDARGVIQAANQAAELLLGYSPDELTGRHISVLMPPEEAAQHGTHMRRYRDTGVRQVIGVGREVTVLRRDGTTMVAWLSLSEIDLPGFHVFVAMLRDLSAFKAAEQALIEAKEAAELANRAKTAFLANMSHELRTPLNGILGFADVIHQQMLGSLENPMYVNFAAEIKRSGELLLANINDLLEMATIEAGQVGLEEALCDFRDVVVSCVRLVAKRAERGKLQVEADIASELPPLMADPRALKQVLLHLLSNAIKFTPEGGRIGVSARVDSAGALVAEVFDSGVGIPDDRLETVFQPFFQGDSSLARRFDGIGLGLSIAKSLVERHGGRLEIRSREGTGTSVVIHLPKDRFLTDW
- a CDS encoding Smr/MutS family protein gives rise to the protein MNRRRSVSTEERRLWRIAMRDAEPMPGRTIEDPDPPAPTGEPEPVATTASPPPTLPPRGGVPKGGRPSQPPLKVGNLDNIDRRTADRFARGEMEIDGRIDLHGMSQAQAHGALSGFVHRAWHEGRRCVLVITGKGTYTGGAGVLRQSVPRWLADAALRPMVLAVRPAQPRHGGEGALYVLVKRRRDHHPGGHR
- a CDS encoding lactate utilization protein C codes for the protein MADTGSARAQILGGIRKALNSAEGSEEARRRLATHPRNLIPARAQRPHDEQVELFAAMATEVSATVELLGGMAEVPGAVADYLAGLNLPAELRVAPDAALDSIPWDQRRTLTVTRGRARDSDGASLTGAFAGVAETGTLMLLSGAERPTTLNFLPDTHIVVLRRGQIVGTMEDAWDRLRAAGGEDGGKGALPRTVNFITGPSRTGDIEMRIELGAHGPRRLHILLVED